The stretch of DNA CCGTATTCCCAGAACGAGCCTCTAAAAAAATCCGTTTAGCGGTGTGTAATTGCTCGGTGCGGGTACGCGATCGCGGATTATATAAAATGCAAACAAAATCCGCTTGGGCAGCCGCAATTAATCGTTTTTCAATCACCTCCAATGGTGTTAATAAATCACTCAAACTAATTGCACAAAAATCGTGCATTAACGGCGCCCCTACCCGACTCGCGGCCGACTGTAAGGCACTAATTCCCGGAAACACCTGCACCGCCGGGGTTTTGCCATCCCATCCCCTTGTCCGCAACTGTTCAAACACTAACCCAGCCATGCCATAAATGCCACAGTCTCCCGACGACACCACCGCCACCGTTAACCCCCACTGGGCCAAATCAATCGCCCGTTCTGCCCGTTGACGTTCTTGGGTAATCGGATAGGATTCAACAATCTGACCCGGATGCAATAACGGTGCAATTAACTCCAAATACAAGGAATATCCGATCACTACATCCGCCTGAACAATAGCCGTTTGAGCCGCTGGGGTGATTTGATCCAGTTCACCGGGGCCAGTTCCGACTAACAATAACTGTCCCGTGCGTCCAGTATATTCCCGTTCAGCTTGGGAAATCGCCACCGTTACCGCCTGTCCAATTCGGTTGGAAATTTGAGAGGTTGGTAAATCATCTCGATAAATTTGCTTAGAAACCAGCAAGGTTTGAACCCCGGCGGCTTGTAAAGCAGCGGCTTCCGCTACGCTAGGGGTTCCCACTTCTGCGGCTACCACTTCTGACGGGTTAGGAACCTCTATCTGTCGCAGAACTTCGGAGGGAAAGGTGCGTAACGGCCAATGCTGGGCTTGGCACAATTCCACTAACCCCGGTTCATCTCCTTTAATATCTAGGGTAGCAATTCCGGCGATCGCGGCTTCTGCTAAATTATACTGTTGTAAAACCTGCTCAATTGCCTTTTCAATTAACGCTTTAGGGGTATTGCGTTCACAGCCAATTCCCAGCCATAACACCCTCGGGAACCACTGAACTTGAGCAGTATCGGAGATCGCCGGATTAAGTTGAGGTTGATAACTGATGGAGATGCGGAATTTCGCCTCTGTATTCGGGACAAAATCAAAGGGATGACCGGGGGGTAAACTATGTTGCCATAAGGCTGAACCCGCCTCCTGAAGCACGTTAACCCGTTCTCCTCTAGCGATGGCTGCACTCACTTCCGTCCAGTCTCCTGGCCCCCGTCGCCAACCGAAGGGAACCCCCAACAAATCCACCGCAGGTAATCCTAAAGCGTTCGCCGCACCTGTAATAATGGCAGTAGCAGTTAATTGGTGGGCGACCAAGCGAGTCAGTTGATCGGCGCCTCCTTGATGTCCACCACATAAACTGATCACAAATTTTCCGGTTTGATCCACGACTACAACCGCAGGATCACTGGATTTATGTTGTAATAAAGGAGCAATTAATCGCACTACAGC from Planktothrix serta PCC 8927 encodes:
- the cobJ gene encoding precorrin-3B C(17)-methyltransferase, whose amino-acid sequence is MSFSQFQSFQPIAAIATTSGALQRLQPLCQRLDATLWIPNTLHPLPGTQVYSGSLAEHLATLWSSHRALIFGLASGAVVRLIAPLLQHKSSDPAVVVVDQTGKFVISLCGGHQGGADQLTRLVAHQLTATAIITGAANALGLPAVDLLGVPFGWRRGPGDWTEVSAAIARGERVNVLQEAGSALWQHSLPPGHPFDFVPNTEAKFRISISYQPQLNPAISDTAQVQWFPRVLWLGIGCERNTPKALIEKAIEQVLQQYNLAEAAIAGIATLDIKGDEPGLVELCQAQHWPLRTFPSEVLRQIEVPNPSEVVAAEVGTPSVAEAAALQAAGVQTLLVSKQIYRDDLPTSQISNRIGQAVTVAISQAEREYTGRTGQLLLVGTGPGELDQITPAAQTAIVQADVVIGYSLYLELIAPLLHPGQIVESYPITQERQRAERAIDLAQWGLTVAVVSSGDCGIYGMAGLVFEQLRTRGWDGKTPAVQVFPGISALQSAASRVGAPLMHDFCAISLSDLLTPLEVIEKRLIAAAQADFVCILYNPRSRTRTEQLHTAKRIFLEARSGNTAVAIVRSAYRPDEEITLTTLEHFNPDTVDMLTTVLIGNQSTGIYENWMITPRGYLGIP